TAGTTGGGATGTTCTTCCCCAAAAATTTTTTTATCAATTTCTATCGTCTGTTTAAACAACGGCTCCGATTGTTCGTATTTTCCTATCTCTTTGTATAAAGTTGCAAGATTGTTTAATGATGTTGCATAATCGGGATGTTCTTCGCCCAAAACTTTTTTCCTGATTTCCAATGCCTGTTTATGCAATGGCTCTGTTTGTTCGTATTTGCCCATATCATTATACAAAACTGCAAGATTGTTTAAAGTAGCTGCAAATTCGGGATGTTCTTCACCCAAAACCTTTTTTCTGATTGCTAATGCCTGTTTACACAACGGCTCAGCTTGCTCGTATTTTCCCATATTTTGATACAATAATGCCAGATTGTTTAAGGATGTTGCATAGTCGGGATGTTCTTCACCCAAAATTTTTTTCATGATTTCTAATGCCTGTTTATTAAACAGCTCTGATTGTTCATATTTACCCATATCTTGATACAATAATGCTATATTGTTTAAGGATGTTGCATAGTTGGGATGTTCTTCCCCAAAAATTTTTTTATCAATTTCTATCGTCTGTTTAAACAACGGCTCCGATTGTTCGTATTTGCCCATATCATTATATAAAACTGCAAGATTGCTTAAAGTAGTTGCATAGTCGGGATGTTCTTCACCCTTATTTTTTTTCAAAATTTTTAATATTTGTTTAAACAACTGCTCAGCATGTTCGTATTTTGCCATATCCACATACAAACCTGCCAAATTGTTTAAGGACAACGCATAATCGGGGTGGGCTTCGCCCGAAACTTTTTTCGTGATTTCCAATGCATGTTTAAGTAAAGGTTCCGCATATTCGTAATTACCCATGTCTTGGTACAAGAGAGCCAGATTGTTTAAGGACATCGCAAAGTCGGGATGTTCTTCGCCCAAAACTTTTTTTCTGATTTCCAATGCCTGTTTATTCAACGGCTCTGATTGTTCATATTTGCCCATATTTTGATACAATAATGCCAAATTGTTTAAGGATGTTGCATAGTCTGGATGCTCTTCACCCAAAACTTTTTCCATGATTTCTAATGCCTGTTTATTCAAAAGTTCTGATTGTTCGTAATTGCCATTATTTGAACATAATAACGCTAAATTATTTATAGTAGCAGCATGTTCGCTGCTTTCTTCTCCTAACTCTTCTCTAATTAGTTCTGATAATTTCAACAAAAGTGGCCAATTAATATCGTCTAAATACATTTGTTGTAAGCTGAAAGAATAAATGCCCCCTAAAACACTAATGTACTGTTCACTATCTTCTCCCATTCTCTTTTTCCAAATTTCTGCTGCTTGAGCATAGTGTTGAATAGTCTTCTGTCCATTTTGCACGGTTTCATATACAAACCCCAACTTATGATGATAATATGCCATGAGAGTGTCTGTCGGTCCGTATTTCTTTTTAACTGCTTCCAATACTTTTTCAAAATTTAAAACGGCTTCCATATAATCTTCCGCTTCAAAAGCCATATCTCCTTTTTCCTGATAGTAGTTTATATGCTCAACTAAATCTTTTGGTACCGGTTGAGCTGTTAAGCCAATAGAACAGAATAAGAGAAGAATAAATACAACTGCGTAATGTGCCGGTTTCATCGAGGGAAATTTTTTGAATAAAAGTTTGTCAAATGGGGTTACCTTCTTACGGGTTCAGGTATAAAGGATGTAGCGCGTAAAAAAAGGGTTTGATTTGCGGGCTGTATCTCTAAATCACTCAAAATTAACAAACTTTTTTAACCGTATAAAGCATACCACTATGTTTCAAAAAATCAAAAACTATTTAGACGAAAAAGGTATCAGGTATCAAGTATTAACGCCATCTTCGGAGTGTCGCATTTTCAAAATGCAATTGTCCGGTATTAACGGCACGATGGGATTCTTTATAGATGTTCGGGACGAGCAGGTTTTGATTTTTGCTGTCTGCAATGCAAATGTCCTGCAACAAAAACGACATGCAGTAGCAGAGCTGATAACCCGCATCAATTACGACATGATGCTCGGCAGTTTTAAAATGGACTACGAAGACGGGGAAATCCGTTATTCCGTCAGTTGGCAATACGACAATGATTTTCCTGTTTCTGCATCTGTTATTGACCATAATTTTATGACTTGTGCCATAATCATGGATAAATATCTTCCTGCCCTAATGAGCGTCAATTACAGCAACACCACCCCGGTTTTGGCCTTGCGGGAGATAGAAAAAAATCCTTTGATTGAGCTTAACTAAGCTTAATACCGTACCAATAAAATTTAATCAAAATTGGACGAAATACTATAGAGTTTCCCTGACTAAAGAACCCGCCCCCAGACCATCCGAGTAGGGGAGTAACTCCATGCTTCGTTAGTCTTATTCTTTCCGAATTCGATAATTTGAGCCTGCTTCTCTCAAGAGTAACTCCATACTTTATTGGTCATATTCCCCTCCTCGAAGGTGTTAGGGGTGAGCGAATATCAATTCGCATGAAAAATTGTTATCGTCCGGCTTTTTTCCTTTTTTGTTTCCGGCTTGTCAGGTTTAGGTTCATCATCTAATCAAAAACATATTTTATCAAGACAACTTTTTTTAAAAATTCAAAATTCAAAAAAATGAAAAAAATCTTTTTGACGTTCGTGCTTATTTTAGCAACGTTAAGTGTTGCGTTAGGACAAAATGTTCGGGTTGGGGGGTATAACCGCAGCAACGGCACTTATGTCCAACCGCATACCCGCACCGCCCCAAACCACACCAACCGCGACAATTACTCTACCCGTCCGAATGTAAATCCCTATACCGGCAACAAGGGATACAAAAAACCGGATAACAATTGGATTTCTACACCCAAACAGCGAAGCAGCTCTAAAAACCGCAGCAGTTATTACGGGTACTAATCAACCGAAAAGCTAAAAAACAGAATGGCAGAGTGCAATATGTATCAGCTCTGCTATTCTATTTTATACAAAATCCACTTTTGAATTTTCCCTTTTTTATCGTGAACAAAAATGATTCGGCAATCCTGATACACCAAATTGCTGCCCAATGTTGTGCTTTTTGAACAGGAAGGTTTGCCATAAACCAATTCAACAGCCGGGATGGTATTTCCTGCTTTAATCCCTTTACCGGTGCTGCCGGAATAGTTTGGCGGGGTTGCAATAAATTTTAAATTATATAACGGGGTAATTACCCATATACCGTTGTTTTCTGTAAATTTTAGAGTCCAGTTATTTACGGATATTTGAGAAATACTTTTGTTTTCAAGCTGCACCGGGTTTTTGTTTGATATAAACTCCTCGTTTGGGTTGCATAAATTAGTCGGGGTCGTTTCAGAAACAGGTTGTTTTGAGAACCATGAATTCCAGTAACGTTGAATGGTTTCGGATATCCAATATTTGTCGTAATTATTTAGCAGGTCGTAATTGGGTTGTGCATACAGACCTTTTTGGTTTATTGCCAATTGCAAATCTTGCTTTGCCTTGTCAATTAAACCTGAACGCATTTTTGCAATTCCTCTGGCTACATAAGCATTAGCTACCCCGTTTTTTTTGTTTTTCAATAATTCATCTAATTTTTGGATGGACATTGTGTGCTTGCCTTGTATATCATAAACACAGGCTAAACTAATTGTAGCTGTGGTGTAATCAGGGTTAAGTTTACATGCTTTTTCTAAATAAAGTTCTGCTTCTTTCAAAATATCTTGCCGTTTTTTTTGGTAATCGCTTTGATTATCTACCTCTCTAACGTTTTTATTTGTGAGCCGGCTTTTTGCTTCTAATTCAACCGGATAGGCAAAAGGCAGTTCTTTGACATCAAATAGCTCTATTGCCTGCATCAATTTGGCAACCCCCGCATTATAGTACATTTCTTTGGAAGGAAATTTGTTCGCTATATATATAAAACAATCGGCTGCTTCTGTATATTTGTTAAGAGTAAACAACACTTCACCCGTTTCAAAAACGGGCAGCAATTTTTGCAAATTGTTCAGTTTTTCCAAACTTGCTTTTTTCCTTTCGTCCTTTGTGGGATAGCCTTTTACTTTATCGGGAAAACCAAAAACGGCATAAATTCTATCTATCAGTTTTCCCTGAACCTCCAACGAATTATAGCCTGCGAGATAGGCAAAAAAAGCACCTGTTTCGTCAGCATCCTTTTCAATTTGGAGTAAATATGTTTTGCTTTGGTTTGAAGGCTTGTTGCTGCTGAAAGCATACCCTCCGGGATTAGAGTGACTTTTGTAATGATGCGCCAATTCATGACTCAATATGACCGCTAAAGCATTTAAAGAATCTTTGCCCATTCCAACACAAACATCATAGGCTTTTTCCGACAGCCTAATGACGGGAAACGGGTTGTCAACATAATCGGCAACCAAATTAGAGGGTGCAGACGAATAACTCAGCAATTCCAACTTGGGAGGCAATCTGTTATCAGAATAAGTATTGACCAAATCGTCAAAAACCGATTGGGCAACTTCCCGTTTGTTTCCGATTTGCGATGCGAACAAAGTTTGGCCGTACAACAGCAGAGCCAAAATGATTAAATGTGCGGTTAACTTCATGCCTTGACTATTTAATGCTTGAAACAAACGCTAAAACACGGCTAAATGGTTCAAAAGTTACCTATATCACGGCAACTGTTGATTATCTCCCGCAGATTTCAAAGATTTATCTTCCACTAATATCTTGCGGTGTCTGCGAGAACGCCTTTATAGTCCTTTTTAATGCGGCAATTTATCCCAGATGACCCCGTAAGTAAAAGTACCGGCAATAGCACTAAGGGCAATGAGAATGAACACTACATATCCATTACCAATCAACACAAAAATTGGACCCGGACAGGCACCGGTCAATGCCCAACCTAACCCGAAAATAATGCCCCCAAACAAATAGCGGTAAATGCTGAAAGCCTTATCATGAAACTCAATGGGATTGCCTTCCGTACTTTTTAGCTTAATTTTTTTGATAAGGGCGACAACAATTACCCCAAGTATGACCGCAGTGCCGATTACTCCATACATGTGAAAAGCCTGAAACCGGAACATTTCCTGAATGCGAAACCACGAAATAACTTCTGACTTGGTCATGATAATACCAAAAAATATTCCCAACAACAAAAACTTTAATAATTTCATAGCCGTATGTTTTTAGAGTTTCATAAAATAAGGCAACAATAAATGGGTCATTGCCAAACCACCAATAAAAAAGCCGATGACCGCAATGAGCGAAGGAAGTTGCAGATTAGACAACCCGCTGATAGCATGTCCTGAAGTACATCCCCCGGCATACCGGGTACCGAAACCAATCAAAAATCCGCCCAAAATGGAAAAAACCAAGGTTCTCAGAGTAAACATCTGATCTAAACCAAACAGTTCTAAAGGCACCAAACCCGAAAAATCGGAAATTCCAAGTTTTTGAAGATCTTGTATTGTTGCAGCCGATAATTCAATATCGTTTGGACTGCTCAACCAGGTTCCGGCAACATAACCTCCGATTAAAGCACCAAAAACAAATACTACATTCCACAACTGGTTGCGCCAGTTCACATTAAAAAATGGCACTTTTTTTCCGGCTCCGCACATTGAGCACATTGTACCCAAGGCACCGGAAACGCCAAACTCGCCTCCGAGCCAAAGCAATAAAAACATCACCAAAGTAATGCCTGCACCGGCAACATACCAAGGCCATGGCTGACTAATAAATTCCATCATAGCTATGATTTTTTTTAGTAAAATAATTTCAAAAATAGTGCATAATTACCACTCTTGTCCTAACATTTCGGTAACAATTGTTACATTGTTTTTTATCCTGTTATTATCAGGTCTAATATTCGATATTATTCTTGATTTACCGGTTTCAATTTTTACCGCTTATGCCAATTTCTTCGTCATTTTGTCAATACTTTTCTGCCGGTCTAAAAAAACTTTTAGCCCTCGATGATACACATATCTTTGTGAATGATTTGCCTTATCCACAAGGTTATCCACATTTTTTTATCCCTTTATCTCAATGTTTAAACAGCTTTTTTGTTTGTAGCCGTTGGGAATATTATTCACAAAATCAAAATTTAAAATCTATAAGTTGCTGACTTTTAATTCATTATCTCTATAAGTTATTCACAGGTTTATCCCAAACTAACATAACTCAGTTCTGAATTGATGTGAACAAACATCCAAAAAGAAGAAGGTTTATCCACAATTAACTATTTATACACGTTGAACCCTGTTTTATCCCCTTTTTTACACAACGATGACCAAAGTTTTTCACAATAGCAATTCTTAAAATTATACACATTTCACTCTTAAAACTAAAGTTGAATAACTTTCTAAACTCCTGATTTTATTGTAATTGCCCTGTGTATCGGCTGTGTATAAAAGGGATTTTGAGCGTGTACAACTTTTTGCAGTATTTTTTATGGGTTCAATCATCCACATATTAACAGCGCTTACTACTACTACTTGAATATTAATTTTTTAAAAAAACAGTAATAATCAGATTCTTGCTGTCCATATTTTTGGTTGAAATAATTTTAATTGTTTTTGCTTTTACAACAAACATACCTCCGGCTTGTTGTAAAAATTGAAGGATAAAGCATTATACTTTCTTCCTGAGGACTTTAATTTGTTCCATCCATCATTTCCCCTAAATTTAGGAGAAAAAGTGGTTGGTGGATTAAATTTGGATATTTTTGAGGTTGAAACCCGTAGCAACACCATGTATTGACACTTTTAGGTAAATCTGTGAATAAGAAGAAGGTTACTCACATAATTCTGTGGATAAGCTCATGTTTTTAACATTTTTTTAACTCTGTTTTCATATTTGGATAACCTTGTTTTGTAAACTCCTTTTTTAAAAGGGGTAAACTCAGGTTTTACTTCCAAAGCCCCGTTTACTGAACGTTTGATCCACCTCATTTTTATAATTTTATTTTATGAAACTTTTTACCAAACTTCTATCAGGGATTCTAATACTATTAGCATCACAACAAGGAAAAACTCAGGTCATTACCTGGGAACCATTATTTCCGATAGATACCGATTCGGTGACCATTGTTTTTGATGCTACACAAGGAAACGGCGCACTGGCAGGAATTGCGCCTCCTATATATGCACATACCGGTGTAATTACCAACCTGAGTACAGGTCCCTCAAACTGGAGATATGTTAAAGCCGGATGGACTACCAACCTGCCGGCAGCTCAAATGTTGCCGCTTGGTAACAATCTTTACCGGATAGGATTCAGAATCAGAGAATACTACGGAGTTCCCGAAACTGAGCAAATTTTGCAATTAGCCTTTGTTTTCAGAAACTCTGATGGCTCAGTGGTTGGTCGTGATGCCGATGCAAGCGATATTTTTATGCCGGTTTACCAACCGGGATTGTACAGCACGTTTACCCAACCTGCCATCAGACCTGCTTATGTCAACGAAGGAGAAGATTTTAATGTTCGGGTTCAAACCAGTCAGGACGCAGACATCAACCTTTTTGTCAATAACGTATCTGTGGCAACTGCTGACGGTGTTCAACAATTGGATTATGTAGTTTCTCCATCCGGAACCGGGCAAAATTGGGTGAAATCTGTAGTCAGTAACGGGACCACCGAAGTGGTCGATTCTTTTTATTATTTTACCATTCCTGCTTCCAACACGGCCCCCTTACCTGTTGGGGTTCAGGATGGCATCAATTATATTGACGAAACCACTGCAACTTTGGTCTTGTATGCGCCCGGTAAAGAGTTTGTTTTTTTGTTGGGAAGTTTTAATGACTGGGAAGTCAACGAAGATTATTTATTACATAGAACTCCGGACGGTGAAAGGTACTGGATAACCCTGAACGGGCTAACTCCACTGCAGGAATATACGTTTCAATATTTAGTGGACGGAGGGATAAATATTGGCGATCCCTATAGCGATAAAATTTTACACCGTTTTGACGACCCCTATATTCCGCCCACTACCTATCCCGATTTAATTCCTTTTCCTACTCAGGTACAAGGAAATGTGGTTTCAGTGCTTCAAACCGGTCAAATTCCTTATGAATGGCAAACAACCGGATATGAAAGACCGGAACAATCAAATCTGGTGATTTACGAACTTCTGTTGCGCGATTTTTTGGGCAAACACGATTACAAAACCCTGACAGATACGTTGGACTATCTTCAAAATCTGGGGATCAACGCCATAGAACTGATGCCGGTCATGGAATTTGAAGGCAATATCAGTTGGGGCTATAACCCCATGTATTTTTTTGCTCCCGATAAGTATTATGGTACTAAAAACGACCTGAAACAATTTATTGACGAATGTCATTCGAGAGGGATAGCGGTGATTTTAGACATGGTGCTCAATCATGCTTTTGGTCAATGCGCCTTAATTCAGTTATATCCCAACATTAACCAAAACCCGTATTTTAATGCGGTTGCTACCCACCCGTTTAATGTAGGTTACGATTTTAATCACGAAAGCCCGGCCACCCAATATTTTGTGGACAGGGTGAACCGGTATTGGTTGGAAGAATACAGATTTGACGGATTTCGTTTTGACTTGTCGAAAGGATTTACCCAAACCAATTCGGGAAACAATGTCGGTGCCTGGAGCAATTACGATGCATCGAGAATTGCGCTGTTAAAACGAATGGCTGACCAATTATGGCTGTACGACCCCGAGGCTTATGTGATTTTAGAGCATTTTGCCGCCAACAGCGAAGAAATTGAACTGTCTGACTACGGAATGATGCTTTGGGGCAATATTACCCATACTTACAACGAGGCAACGATGGGATATTTGGGCGATTCAAATTTCAGCAATGTGTCTTATATCAACCGGGGTTGGTCGAATCCTCATTTAGTGGGGTATATGGAAAGCCACGACGAAGAAAGGAATATGTACAAAAACCTGACTTTTGGAAGTCAAACCAATCCTGACCACAATGTACGCACCCTGAGTGTGGCAATTCAAAGGATTCAACAGGCGGCTTCATTTTTTTATACCGTTCCGGGACCTAAAATGTTATGGCAATTTGGGGAATTAGGGTATGATTTTTCAATCAATTACCCATCAGGAACCGATGCTTCGCGAACCGATCCTAAACCCATCAGATGGGACTATTTTGCCGATCCAAAACGCCGCAATCTGTACAAGACAATTAAGGCGTTGAATGTTTTGCGACAGTATCCAACCTTTCAAACCGATGATTTTACGATATCTGCGAGTGGATATGCCAAACGAATTTATCTGAACCATCCGGAAATGAATGTCGCTATTCTGGGCAATTTTGATGTGGCTTCGGCCAATGTATCCGGCAGTTTTCAACATACCGGAACCTGGTATGATTATTTTAGCGGTGAACCTTTAGAAGTAACCAATACTTCGGTTACTATCAATATGCCGCCGGGTATGTTCCATATTTTTACCGACCAACCTTTACCCACACCCGAATTGGAATATCCGGTCGGAATAGGACCCAATACCGAAAGTTTGGCTGACTATGAACTCATCTGCTCCCCAAATCCGGTAACCCAACAAGCCGATTTTCGTTTTACTTTGCCCGAACAGGCTCAGGTAACCCTGAGTATTTACACCATGACCGGTCAACTCGTAAAAACTGTGTTTTCGGGTTTTCTGTCACCGGGCAAACAACAGGTTAACTGGAACACCACCGACAACGGAGAAAAGCCGGTATCGTCAGGAAACTATCTGTTTAGGTTAGAAGCCGGAAAATATGTAGAAACCGGTCAGGTTTCTGTTATCCGATAAAACGAAAGTAAATAAAACTCCGGTAGTCTTTTTTAAAAAATTACCGGAGTTTATACTATCTGTATGCTCAAAGAAAAAGCTCCCATTATTATTGCAGGAGGCGGTGCAGCCGGCTTTTTTGCAGCCATCAACTGTGCAGAGCAACAACAGGAACGACCGGTAATTTTGCTCGAAAAAAGCCGTCATTTGTTGAGTAAGGTCAAAGTTTCGGGAGGCGGGAGGTGCAATGTTACCCATGCTTGTTTTGATGTTAACGAACTCGTAAAAAACTATCCGCGCGGAGCTTCGGAGTTGATTGCCCCTTTTCATCGTTTTAACCCCGCACATACGATTGAATGGTTTGAACAAAGAGGGGTAAAGCTGAAAACCGAAGCAGACGGGCGGATGTTTCCGATTACCAACAGTTCACAAACCATCGTTAATTGCCTGTTAAATGCGGCCGAAAAATCGGGAGTTTCCATCATTACAAATAGCGGAATTACAGATTTAATACCTCCTGCCAATAATCAGGACAACTGGCAGGTCATTGATTCGGGCAGCAAAAATTGGAAGGCTCATCAGGTAATGATAGCAACCGGAAGCAGCAATACGATGTGGAATTTGCTGAAAAAAATGGGACATCATCTCGAAGTTCCGGTACCTTCGTTGTTTACCTTAAACCTTGCCAAAAACAATTTACTGAGCGATTTGCCCGGAATCACTGTTTCGGATGTTTCCGTTAAAATTGGAGGAACAAAAATTACAACTACCGGTAATTTGCTGGTAACACATTGGGGAATAAGCGGCCCTGCTGTTTTGCGTTTGTCGGCTTGGGGGGCAAAAACGCTTTACGATTTAAACTACCGGACACCCATAGAGATAAACTGGATAAATCCTATGGGTTCAACCGAAACACTGGAAAAACTGAATATTCATAAAAAGGAATTTTCAAAACAATTGGTCAGTGCTAACAGTTTGTTTAATCTGCCACTGCGTTTGTGGAAAAGAATTACAGAGATGGCGCAGATTCCGGAAACCTTGCGATGGGCAGATATGTCGAATAAACTTATGGATGCCTTGACGAAGCAGTTAACTCAAACAACCCTTTTTATGACAGGCAAAAGCACCTTTAAAGATGAATTTGTTACTTGTGGAGGAATCAGGCTGAACGAGGTAAATTTTAAAACAATGGAGAGCAAGTTGTTCAACCGCCTCTATTTTGCCGGAGAAGTGTTGAATATTGATGCCATTACCGGAGGTTTTAACTTTCAGGCAGCGTGGACTTGCGGGTGGATTGCCGGAAACAGTATGGCAGAAAATTAAAAATATCATGATTGTTTGCTGAAAAACAAATGCTGATGGAAATTCAGTCAGGGTATATATACGCCTTTGCAATTTTGGCCGGTTTTGCAGCCGGCATTATCAACACCTTATCAGGCAATGGGTCTTCCATAACCTTGCCCCTGCTCACTTTTTTGGGCTTACCCACCGGAATTGCCAATGCAACCAACAGAGTTGGGGTTGCTGCTCAAAGTCTGGTAGGGTTTTTAACCTTTCGCAAAGGTGGTATTAAAACAGACAAATCCGTAATTTGGTATTTGATTTTACCTGCCGTTGCAGGCTCGGTTGCAGGCGCACAGTTAGCAGTAAACATCAACGACAAATTGCTCAACATAATTTTAGCAGGGGTGATGCTTATTCTGTTGTATTTGGTGATTAAAAACCCCGAGAAATGGTTAGCCAATCAAATTCCCGACACCCAAAAACTCCGCAGTATAAAAAATCTCGTATTAATGGTATTCATCGGTTTTTACGGTGGATTTATACAGATAGGAGTCGGCATCTTTATTTTAATTGAGTTGGTTTTAGGTGCCGGCTATAGTTTGAATCAGGCAAACAGCATAAAAAACCTGCTCGTGTTTTCTTTTACACTACCGGCATTACTGATGTTTGCTGTTCAGGGGCAGATTAACTGGCAGTTGGGATTGTTGTTAACCTTAGGTCAGGCATCCGGAGCGTGGGTTGCCGCGAATTACGCCGTTAAAATTCCTTCCTCCAATGTATGGATACGGCGTTTGTTGATTTTGGTTTTGGTTTGGGCAGTTTTACATTTTGTTGGAAGGTATGCAGGTGACTGAGATTTTAATGAACTCTTTATCACATAAGGCAGAAAATATATTTCATTCAATTTAACCACTCAACGGTTAAAAAGTTTTTAGAACTCAAACTTGGTAAACGAAGCTCCGTTGAATATAAAAATAAATTCCCCGTTTAACACAAACCACAACTCGCGTTTAAGGTCTTTGAAAATTGCCCAAACTGCATTGTCTGCAAGTCCGTCTTTGTCAGTATAATTTGTCAGCCGGTATCCATCGTATTTCCAAACACCGGAATCAATAGTTCCTATCAATAGATTACCTTCGTTGTCTTAGCTGATAGCCCATACTCTTCAAAAACAGGGGGGCTTACCTCAAAAAATAACGACCATTACCTCAGTTTTACCCCATCGTCATCCAAATGTTGAAAAACAGGTTGAAAACAGGGCTAAAAAACATGTCAATTTTAACCTAAAAAATTGACATTTTTAAGAATAAGATTGCAATTTTAAAGAGGAAAATTACAATTTTAAAGTTTCAAAAGTCAATTTGAGAGAAGGAAATTATAATTTTAAAGTTTCAAAAGTCAATTTAAGCGAAGATAATTGCAATTTTAAAGAGGAAAATTGCAATTAAAAAGTTTCAAAAGTCAATTTGAGAGAAGAAAATTACAATTTTAAAGTTTCAAAAGTCAATTTGAGAGAAGAAAATTATAATTTTAAAGAGGGAAATTGCAATTTTAAGGTGTTTAATTGACTTTTTTTTGTTCAAAAGTCAATAAAAAAGCCCCTGACTAACGGTCAGGGGCTTTTTAATTTGCAGTATATGGTAAAAAACCGGGATTAAAGGCTGTTAAAACTGATGCCAACCGAGAAAGGAACAATTTTGGGGCCTTTGTCTTTTTCAAACAACTCGGAAAGGGAGTAAAAAGCAAACAAATTGATGTTGGCATAACCGGCTCTTGCGGTTAATCCATATCTGAAACGGTTCATGTTTGGAATGAGTTTGGTTTTGATAAACACTTCCCTTCCGCTGCCGTTCAAATCGTCGCCGCGGTATTTGGTATGTGCATCAAGCCGGTATCCGGCTCTGGCTCCGACTGCAAATTTTATTCGTTTGTTTGATTTATTGGGGTTGGTTCTAAAGCGCAGTTCAAGGGCAGCATCCACAAACGAAGTGCTGAGTTTGTTGCGTTTTGAATTGCCGAGCGAAACCGAGTCGGTACCGTTATAAACCTTGTCGGGCAGGGGTTTAAACAGGGTGTTTTCATCGGCATCTAATGAAAAATAGCCGTTGTGGTAATAGTTGGAAAAGGAAAACCCGCCTCCC
This is a stretch of genomic DNA from Sphingobacteriales bacterium. It encodes these proteins:
- a CDS encoding outer membrane beta-barrel protein; protein product: MKNIVSLLLMAMLCVSPGVFAQGGKAASKLKGSKDRLILELAHDNWLEKPDDIKLKWYGRGLNIYAMYDVALIDDNVSIAPGGGFSFSNYYHNGYFSLDADENTLFKPLPDKVYNGTDSVSLGNSKRNKLSTSFVDAALELRFRTNPNKSNKRIKFAVGARAGYRLDAHTKYRGDDLNGSGREVFIKTKLIPNMNRFRYGLTARAGYANINLFAFYSLSELFEKDKGPKIVPFSVGISFNSL
- a CDS encoding YeeE/YedE family protein codes for the protein MMEFISQPWPWYVAGAGITLVMFLLLWLGGEFGVSGALGTMCSMCGAGKKVPFFNVNWRNQLWNVVFVFGALIGGYVAGTWLSSPNDIELSAATIQDLQKLGISDFSGLVPLELFGLDQMFTLRTLVFSILGGFLIGFGTRYAGGCTSGHAISGLSNLQLPSLIAVIGFFIGGLAMTHLLLPYFMKL
- a CDS encoding NAD(P)/FAD-dependent oxidoreductase, yielding MLKEKAPIIIAGGGAAGFFAAINCAEQQQERPVILLEKSRHLLSKVKVSGGGRCNVTHACFDVNELVKNYPRGASELIAPFHRFNPAHTIEWFEQRGVKLKTEADGRMFPITNSSQTIVNCLLNAAEKSGVSIITNSGITDLIPPANNQDNWQVIDSGSKNWKAHQVMIATGSSNTMWNLLKKMGHHLEVPVPSLFTLNLAKNNLLSDLPGITVSDVSVKIGGTKITTTGNLLVTHWGISGPAVLRLSAWGAKTLYDLNYRTPIEINWINPMGSTETLEKLNIHKKEFSKQLVSANSLFNLPLRLWKRITEMAQIPETLRWADMSNKLMDALTKQLTQTTLFMTGKSTFKDEFVTCGGIRLNEVNFKTMESKLFNRLYFAGEVLNIDAITGGFNFQAAWTCGWIAGNSMAEN
- a CDS encoding YbjN domain-containing protein → MFQKIKNYLDEKGIRYQVLTPSSECRIFKMQLSGINGTMGFFIDVRDEQVLIFAVCNANVLQQKRHAVAELITRINYDMMLGSFKMDYEDGEIRYSVSWQYDNDFPVSASVIDHNFMTCAIIMDKYLPALMSVNYSNTTPVLALREIEKNPLIELN
- a CDS encoding YeeE/YedE family protein yields the protein MKLLKFLLLGIFFGIIMTKSEVISWFRIQEMFRFQAFHMYGVIGTAVILGVIVVALIKKIKLKSTEGNPIEFHDKAFSIYRYLFGGIIFGLGWALTGACPGPIFVLIGNGYVVFILIALSAIAGTFTYGVIWDKLPH
- a CDS encoding sulfite exporter TauE/SafE family protein: MEIQSGYIYAFAILAGFAAGIINTLSGNGSSITLPLLTFLGLPTGIANATNRVGVAAQSLVGFLTFRKGGIKTDKSVIWYLILPAVAGSVAGAQLAVNINDKLLNIILAGVMLILLYLVIKNPEKWLANQIPDTQKLRSIKNLVLMVFIGFYGGFIQIGVGIFILIELVLGAGYSLNQANSIKNLLVFSFTLPALLMFAVQGQINWQLGLLLTLGQASGAWVAANYAVKIPSSNVWIRRLLILVLVWAVLHFVGRYAGD
- a CDS encoding T9SS type A sorting domain-containing protein, producing the protein MKLFTKLLSGILILLASQQGKTQVITWEPLFPIDTDSVTIVFDATQGNGALAGIAPPIYAHTGVITNLSTGPSNWRYVKAGWTTNLPAAQMLPLGNNLYRIGFRIREYYGVPETEQILQLAFVFRNSDGSVVGRDADASDIFMPVYQPGLYSTFTQPAIRPAYVNEGEDFNVRVQTSQDADINLFVNNVSVATADGVQQLDYVVSPSGTGQNWVKSVVSNGTTEVVDSFYYFTIPASNTAPLPVGVQDGINYIDETTATLVLYAPGKEFVFLLGSFNDWEVNEDYLLHRTPDGERYWITLNGLTPLQEYTFQYLVDGGINIGDPYSDKILHRFDDPYIPPTTYPDLIPFPTQVQGNVVSVLQTGQIPYEWQTTGYERPEQSNLVIYELLLRDFLGKHDYKTLTDTLDYLQNLGINAIELMPVMEFEGNISWGYNPMYFFAPDKYYGTKNDLKQFIDECHSRGIAVILDMVLNHAFGQCALIQLYPNINQNPYFNAVATHPFNVGYDFNHESPATQYFVDRVNRYWLEEYRFDGFRFDLSKGFTQTNSGNNVGAWSNYDASRIALLKRMADQLWLYDPEAYVILEHFAANSEEIELSDYGMMLWGNITHTYNEATMGYLGDSNFSNVSYINRGWSNPHLVGYMESHDEERNMYKNLTFGSQTNPDHNVRTLSVAIQRIQQAASFFYTVPGPKMLWQFGELGYDFSINYPSGTDASRTDPKPIRWDYFADPKRRNLYKTIKALNVLRQYPTFQTDDFTISASGYAKRIYLNHPEMNVAILGNFDVASANVSGSFQHTGTWYDYFSGEPLEVTNTSVTINMPPGMFHIFTDQPLPTPELEYPVGIGPNTESLADYELICSPNPVTQQADFRFTLPEQAQVTLSIYTMTGQLVKTVFSGFLSPGKQQVNWNTTDNGEKPVSSGNYLFRLEAGKYVETGQVSVIR